Proteins encoded by one window of Prevotella nigrescens:
- a CDS encoding nucleoside permease: MNLKIRLALMNFLEFAVWGAYLTSMGRYLGNVGIGENIGLFYSMQGIVSIFMPALMGIVADRWIPAQRLLGLCHLVAGIFMFGTAFYGINAGTNVDFSIIFTLYSMSVAFYMPTIALANSVAYSALTQSGMDTVKDFPPIRVFGTIGFILTMWLVDILGFQSNQNQFITSSVVSVILFLYTFTLPNCEILKSNEKKSLVDALGLKAFSLFKQKKMAIFFIFSMLLGVSLQITNSFANPFLFSFAAQPEFANAFGVQHANILISLSQISETCCILLIPFFMRRYGIKNVMLIAMLGWVLRFGLFGLGNPGMPGVLLFVLSMVVYGIAFDFFNISGSLFVDKSTDSSIRSSAQGLFMLMTNGIGATIGTLAAQAIINHYTELKQFGDNILTVGNWKTCWFIFAGYALMVAISFAILFHPKKSNE, encoded by the coding sequence ATGAATTTAAAGATACGTTTAGCACTAATGAACTTTTTAGAGTTCGCAGTGTGGGGAGCATATTTAACGTCAATGGGGCGTTATCTTGGTAACGTTGGTATTGGTGAAAATATAGGACTGTTTTATTCTATGCAAGGTATTGTTTCTATCTTTATGCCTGCACTGATGGGAATTGTTGCTGATAGGTGGATACCTGCACAACGATTATTAGGACTTTGTCATTTGGTAGCAGGTATTTTTATGTTTGGTACAGCTTTCTATGGAATAAATGCAGGCACAAATGTAGATTTTAGTATTATTTTTACACTTTATTCTATGTCGGTTGCGTTTTATATGCCGACCATAGCTTTAGCCAACTCCGTTGCTTATTCAGCACTGACACAATCTGGCATGGATACAGTGAAGGATTTCCCTCCTATCCGTGTGTTTGGTACGATAGGTTTTATATTGACAATGTGGCTGGTAGATATATTGGGATTTCAAAGCAATCAAAACCAATTTATAACTTCGAGTGTAGTGAGTGTTATTCTTTTTCTTTACACTTTCACATTGCCGAATTGCGAAATATTAAAGAGCAACGAAAAGAAGAGTTTGGTAGATGCTTTAGGGTTGAAAGCTTTCTCGCTGTTTAAACAAAAGAAAATGGCAATCTTCTTTATCTTCTCAATGTTGTTGGGCGTAAGTTTGCAGATAACGAACAGTTTTGCAAATCCTTTCCTATTTAGTTTTGCAGCACAGCCCGAGTTTGCAAATGCATTCGGTGTTCAACATGCTAACATACTTATAAGCCTTTCACAGATAAGTGAGACTTGCTGTATTTTACTTATTCCATTTTTTATGCGTCGTTATGGAATCAAAAATGTGATGTTAATAGCGATGTTAGGGTGGGTTTTGCGTTTTGGATTATTTGGTTTAGGTAATCCAGGAATGCCTGGAGTGTTATTATTCGTTTTGTCAATGGTTGTTTATGGAATTGCATTCGATTTCTTTAATATATCAGGTTCACTCTTTGTAGATAAAAGTACAGATTCTTCCATTCGCTCATCAGCACAAGGATTATTTATGTTGATGACAAATGGTATCGGAGCTACTATAGGAACACTTGCTGCACAAGCTATTATAAACCATTATACAGAATTAAAACAGTTTGGTGATAATATACTGACTGTAGGAAATTGGAAAACTTGTTGGTTTATATTTGCGGGATATGCTCTGATGGTTGCGATAAGTTTTGCAATTTTGTTCCATCCTAAAAAAAGTAATGAATAA
- a CDS encoding acyloxyacyl hydrolase, protein MVSHFGLKGILLIASASVAMQAKAIVKDSIQHWGFTVSMMRSKVIALDKNQRKYLKEEANGSIALELNHVYLPSDHNSYAKDFNYPSLSIGLRYTLNNHVRFHRSPDFAWSKIEEVSYDSYLGNTLSLYGTFQRAIHRNKHWETSYSLSGGVGYTNKWYNKDNNIDNDFIGTPFLIYFGAGIHQTYRFAQKWGVRASLEFVHHSNGSLYHPNKGSNSIGPSVGIVYYPYYETLIKEHDSFKSAPFKKSFYIDLTVGIGAKTLVEDWQITQFRTSKSEPNYRTGEFKRYATYSLQANLMCRYARRWASGIGIDAFYNTYAPHIEQLELKEGNTIDCKPWSFGIAGKHEIFYNNLSLNVALGTYLYRRMGTIDRELGGRIYERVGVNYSFPSLNGLKLGINVKAHTTKADLTELVITYPFHFKKGSSVKCIDRK, encoded by the coding sequence ATGGTTTCTCATTTTGGTCTGAAAGGCATATTATTGATAGCATCTGCCAGTGTGGCAATGCAAGCAAAAGCTATTGTAAAGGATTCTATACAGCATTGGGGCTTTACCGTAAGTATGATGAGAAGTAAAGTTATCGCCTTAGATAAAAACCAACGTAAATATCTAAAAGAAGAAGCGAATGGCTCAATTGCCTTAGAATTAAATCATGTTTATCTTCCTTCTGACCATAATTCATACGCAAAAGATTTTAATTATCCTTCTCTGTCCATTGGTTTACGCTATACCTTGAACAACCATGTCCGCTTTCATCGGTCTCCCGACTTCGCTTGGAGTAAAATAGAAGAAGTATCATACGATTCTTATTTAGGCAATACACTTTCGTTGTACGGTACCTTTCAGCGTGCCATACATCGCAATAAGCATTGGGAAACATCTTATTCGTTAAGTGGTGGAGTCGGCTACACGAATAAATGGTACAATAAAGACAATAATATAGACAACGATTTCATTGGGACTCCTTTCCTTATCTACTTCGGAGCTGGTATTCATCAAACTTACCGCTTTGCTCAAAAATGGGGAGTAAGAGCCAGCTTAGAATTCGTTCATCATAGCAATGGTTCACTCTATCACCCAAACAAAGGCTCAAACAGTATAGGTCCGTCAGTCGGAATTGTTTATTATCCTTATTACGAAACGCTCATCAAAGAGCACGACAGTTTCAAATCAGCCCCCTTCAAAAAGTCTTTTTATATTGACTTAACCGTTGGTATTGGTGCTAAGACTTTGGTCGAAGATTGGCAAATAACACAATTCCGTACATCAAAATCGGAACCTAACTATCGTACTGGAGAATTTAAACGATATGCCACCTATTCGTTGCAAGCCAATTTAATGTGTCGTTATGCACGCAGATGGGCATCAGGTATAGGGATAGATGCCTTCTATAATACATACGCACCGCACATAGAGCAATTGGAACTAAAAGAAGGAAACACCATAGACTGCAAGCCTTGGTCGTTTGGCATTGCGGGGAAACACGAAATCTTCTACAACAACCTATCGCTGAATGTTGCATTAGGAACCTATTTATATCGAAGAATGGGTACAATAGATCGGGAATTAGGTGGAAGAATATACGAACGGGTTGGCGTAAATTATTCGTTTCCATCACTAAACGGACTAAAGTTAGGTATCAACGTTAAGGCACATACCACAAAGGCAGACCTTACCGAGCTTGTGATAACCTACCCTTTCCACTTTAAAAAAGGTTCTTCTGTTAAATGCATAGATAGAAAATAA
- a CDS encoding energy transducer TonB, giving the protein METKKSNNADLENKRWIGFALGLIIALSIFFVAMEYSAQDGEEKEMNINLLKDLKLHDQEMLPAIDQQNLTKEKDDKAPTVEDMLNIKRSETPQKVTPHEVGNTESDDDKTAAPNINETPTLTQQATSLPDPTKVEEVAKKETNKFTEDNSDKKIERSDDKIKKRILSETPTPPGGWSSFMVWLTKNIKYPASAKQSQRQGTVDVTFIVNADGNVSDIKIKNSKNTDFEQEVLKVVRTMGKWKPGIQNNRPCKSLLEIPIVFSL; this is encoded by the coding sequence GTGGAAACAAAGAAGTCGAATAATGCAGATTTGGAAAACAAGCGCTGGATAGGATTTGCGCTTGGGTTAATTATAGCATTGTCTATATTCTTTGTTGCAATGGAATATTCTGCACAAGATGGTGAAGAGAAAGAAATGAACATTAACTTATTGAAAGACTTAAAACTTCATGACCAAGAAATGTTGCCTGCAATAGATCAACAGAATCTAACAAAAGAAAAAGACGACAAGGCTCCCACAGTGGAAGACATGCTTAACATAAAACGAAGCGAAACTCCACAAAAAGTTACGCCTCACGAAGTAGGTAATACTGAATCGGACGATGACAAAACGGCTGCACCGAATATCAACGAAACGCCAACACTTACACAACAAGCAACTTCACTGCCAGATCCGACAAAGGTTGAAGAGGTTGCGAAAAAGGAAACTAACAAATTTACCGAGGACAATTCCGATAAAAAGATAGAACGTTCAGACGATAAGATAAAAAAACGTATATTGTCAGAAACACCAACTCCACCAGGAGGCTGGAGTTCCTTTATGGTGTGGCTGACAAAAAACATAAAATATCCTGCCAGTGCAAAACAATCTCAACGGCAAGGCACAGTAGATGTAACCTTTATTGTTAATGCAGATGGAAACGTCAGCGATATAAAGATAAAGAATTCTAAAAATACCGATTTCGAACAGGAAGTTCTTAAAGTTGTCCGCACAATGGGCAAATGGAAACCTGGCATACAAAACAACAGACCGTGCAAATCGTTGTTGGAAATACCTATTGTATTTAGCTTATGA
- the porQ gene encoding type IX secretion system protein PorQ has translation MKKFVFALFLGLFSTILKAQESQTEYNFLRLPVSAHAAALGGDNITIIEDDPSLMFSNPALAASVSDMTVGLSYMNYMKGANYMGVSFTKAMNDKATLAGGIQYMNYGKMKEVDENNVQLGEFNASEIAVEAIFSYELARNLVGGITGKFITSNIGSYNSIAVGVDLGLNWYDPEREWSVSAVVKNLGGQVKAYDDNFGKMPFDLQIGASKTLAALPVRISATLVDLTHYDYRFINHLNLGAEILLSESLWIGGGYNFRRGNDMKMGIGDDESSHGAGFSFGGGINLERFKLNLSYGKYHAVSSSIMVNLAYVF, from the coding sequence ATGAAAAAGTTTGTTTTCGCCCTCTTTCTCGGACTCTTCTCTACAATATTGAAAGCGCAGGAAAGTCAGACTGAATATAATTTCTTGCGTTTGCCTGTCAGTGCGCATGCAGCTGCATTGGGCGGTGATAATATAACAATCATAGAAGACGACCCCTCACTTATGTTTTCTAATCCTGCATTGGCAGCATCTGTCAGCGATATGACGGTCGGACTTAGCTATATGAACTATATGAAGGGAGCAAATTATATGGGAGTTTCTTTCACAAAAGCAATGAACGATAAGGCAACTTTGGCTGGAGGCATTCAGTATATGAATTATGGCAAAATGAAAGAAGTAGACGAAAACAATGTGCAGCTGGGCGAATTTAATGCAAGCGAGATTGCCGTTGAGGCTATTTTCTCTTATGAATTAGCCCGAAACTTGGTTGGTGGTATTACTGGAAAATTCATAACATCGAATATCGGGAGCTATAACAGCATTGCCGTAGGTGTAGATTTGGGCTTGAATTGGTACGACCCTGAACGTGAATGGTCGGTGTCGGCTGTTGTAAAAAATCTTGGCGGACAAGTAAAAGCCTATGATGATAACTTTGGAAAAATGCCTTTCGACTTGCAAATTGGTGCAAGTAAGACGTTAGCAGCACTTCCTGTACGCATATCGGCTACACTTGTAGACCTTACTCATTATGATTATCGATTTATAAACCACCTGAATTTAGGTGCCGAAATCCTACTTTCAGAAAGCTTATGGATAGGCGGTGGCTATAATTTTCGTAGAGGAAACGATATGAAAATGGGAATTGGAGACGATGAAAGTAGCCACGGAGCAGGTTTTAGCTTTGGTGGCGGTATTAATCTCGAGCGTTTTAAACTGAACTTATCGTACGGAAAATACCATGCGGTAAGCAGTTCCATTATGGTAAACTTGGCTTATGTGTTTTAA
- a CDS encoding TatD family hydrolase, translating to MIIDTHTHLDGPEFKDDVQEVVQRAKSAGVSKVFIPAIDLSSIKSINTVCQQFPDFAYPMMGLHPEEVKANYKKVLQKMKNELLANSKYIAVGEVGLDFYWSREFEKEQLDAFEEQVKWSVETRLPLMIHCRKAQNEMVKILRKYQKQLPGGVFHCFTGNEKEAAELLSFNNFVLGIGGVLTFKKANLPETLKSVPLQRIVLETDSPYMAPVPLRGKRNESSFLVHVVAKLAEVYNTTEDGIALQTNKNVERIFGFC from the coding sequence ATGATAATAGACACACATACTCACTTAGACGGACCGGAGTTTAAAGACGACGTTCAGGAAGTTGTACAAAGAGCCAAAAGCGCAGGTGTTTCAAAAGTATTTATACCTGCAATCGACTTGAGTTCCATAAAATCGATAAACACTGTCTGCCAACAATTTCCAGACTTTGCTTATCCAATGATGGGCTTGCACCCCGAAGAAGTGAAAGCCAATTACAAGAAAGTGCTGCAGAAAATGAAGAACGAGCTGCTTGCAAACAGCAAATATATTGCTGTCGGAGAGGTAGGATTAGACTTCTATTGGAGCAGAGAGTTTGAAAAAGAACAGTTGGACGCATTTGAAGAACAGGTGAAATGGTCTGTTGAAACGCGTTTGCCATTAATGATTCATTGCAGAAAGGCACAGAACGAAATGGTAAAAATTCTTAGGAAATACCAGAAACAACTGCCGGGAGGCGTATTCCACTGCTTTACGGGCAACGAAAAAGAGGCTGCAGAACTGCTAAGTTTCAATAACTTTGTATTGGGAATAGGTGGAGTACTCACCTTCAAGAAAGCAAATCTTCCTGAAACATTGAAGTCTGTCCCCCTGCAACGCATAGTTCTTGAAACCGATTCGCCCTATATGGCACCCGTTCCGCTGCGTGGAAAGCGCAACGAAAGTTCGTTCTTGGTGCACGTTGTTGCTAAATTGGCAGAGGTTTATAACACAACCGAAGATGGAATTGCCCTGCAAACGAACAAGAACGTAGAAAGAATATTCGGTTTTTGCTAA
- a CDS encoding DUF3256 family protein, with protein sequence MKRFLLILLIYFNLIPLHAQDMRQIWVEMPDTLVPYLNKSLRTELADYITMRMKSEVINSLHDTTRIEKLTNDYICVWLNDASKLEIKRLDDSNIAVVQTWNGPKTESKLILFSKEWEAKPFELDCAPVFEKTDSS encoded by the coding sequence ATGAAAAGATTCCTTTTAATTCTATTGATATATTTCAATTTAATTCCATTACACGCACAAGATATGCGTCAGATATGGGTTGAAATGCCTGATACTCTCGTGCCATATCTCAATAAAAGTTTAAGAACAGAGTTGGCAGACTACATTACGATGAGAATGAAGTCAGAAGTTATAAATAGTTTGCACGATACAACCCGTATAGAAAAGTTAACCAATGACTATATTTGTGTATGGTTAAATGATGCATCTAAGTTAGAAATTAAAAGATTAGATGATTCAAACATAGCTGTAGTCCAAACATGGAATGGACCAAAAACGGAAAGTAAACTAATTTTATTTTCAAAAGAATGGGAAGCTAAACCATTTGAGTTAGATTGTGCTCCTGTGTTCGAAAAAACAGATTCTTCATAA
- a CDS encoding glutathione peroxidase: MKTVHDFTVKDRKGNDISLRAFANEVLLIVNTATKCGFTPTYEELEATYKKYHSQGFEVLDFPCNQFGQQAPGTDESIHEFCKLTYGTEFPRFKKIKVNGEDAEPLYKFLKEQKGFAGWDGNHKLTPILDKMLSESDPKYKEKSDIKWNFTKFLINKKGQVVARFEPTENIENINKEIERLLAE; the protein is encoded by the coding sequence ATGAAAACAGTTCATGATTTTACTGTAAAAGACAGAAAAGGTAATGATATTTCTTTAAGAGCATTTGCCAACGAAGTTTTGTTAATTGTTAATACAGCTACAAAGTGTGGATTCACACCTACTTATGAAGAACTCGAAGCTACTTATAAAAAATATCATTCACAAGGTTTTGAAGTCCTCGACTTCCCTTGCAACCAATTCGGACAACAGGCTCCAGGTACTGATGAAAGCATTCACGAATTCTGTAAACTTACATACGGTACGGAATTTCCACGTTTCAAGAAAATTAAAGTAAACGGCGAAGATGCTGAACCGCTTTATAAATTTTTAAAAGAACAGAAAGGTTTTGCAGGTTGGGACGGAAATCACAAACTTACACCAATTCTTGACAAGATGTTATCGGAGAGCGATCCGAAATATAAAGAGAAATCAGACATTAAGTGGAATTTCACGAAATTCCTCATCAATAAGAAAGGACAAGTTGTTGCCCGTTTCGAACCAACTGAGAATATAGAGAACATCAATAAGGAAATAGAAAGGTTACTCGCAGAATAA
- a CDS encoding DHHW family protein, whose protein sequence is MKRCILVLVYSFVFIPFVAQAQQVYTKRNGIIVLKNDSVLRAMSYFTGKPEGGTWYADAINAYQKAMGDNIQVYNMIIPISSAFYWPEDYTEVKTNSQRATIANMYEHIDNKVKKIDLWDILEEHKGEAIYARTDHHWLPLAAYYAAQQFASAARVQFCNLSSYDKHIIHRFVGSMVHFSGDAMLKSSPEDFVFYTPKDCPITTTYIEYILKNRRVIGIKPEVNGNFFWKYNDGSSNAYCTFMGGDIRATHISTSTKNGRRLLIIKDSFGNALPAFLFFSFEDIYVVDFRYFQGNIKNYASENNITDLLIVNNIQHAYSQSTSNSLMNMLNRPIKK, encoded by the coding sequence ATGAAACGATGTATCTTAGTATTGGTTTATAGTTTCGTTTTCATTCCATTTGTTGCGCAGGCACAACAGGTGTATACGAAGCGTAATGGGATTATTGTGTTGAAAAATGATTCTGTACTCAGAGCTATGTCCTATTTTACTGGAAAGCCAGAAGGAGGAACCTGGTATGCTGATGCTATAAATGCTTATCAGAAAGCTATGGGCGATAATATTCAAGTGTACAATATGATAATTCCTATATCGAGTGCATTTTATTGGCCTGAAGATTACACTGAAGTGAAAACAAATTCGCAACGTGCCACAATTGCTAATATGTATGAGCATATAGATAATAAAGTGAAAAAAATTGATCTTTGGGATATTTTGGAGGAACATAAAGGCGAAGCTATTTATGCTCGTACCGATCATCATTGGTTACCTTTAGCAGCTTATTATGCAGCACAACAGTTTGCAAGTGCTGCTCGAGTTCAGTTTTGCAATCTATCTTCATACGATAAACATATAATACATCGTTTTGTTGGAAGTATGGTGCATTTTTCTGGCGATGCAATGTTGAAGAGTTCTCCAGAAGATTTTGTCTTTTATACTCCAAAAGATTGTCCGATAACAACAACATATATCGAATATATTCTTAAAAATAGACGAGTTATAGGAATTAAACCTGAAGTCAATGGCAACTTCTTTTGGAAATATAATGATGGGAGCAGCAATGCGTATTGTACTTTTATGGGAGGTGATATTCGCGCAACTCACATTTCAACATCAACAAAGAATGGACGCCGATTACTTATTATCAAAGATAGTTTTGGCAATGCATTACCTGCTTTCTTATTCTTTTCGTTTGAAGATATATATGTTGTCGATTTCAGATATTTTCAAGGAAATATAAAAAACTATGCATCGGAAAATAATATAACCGACTTGCTAATTGTTAATAATATACAGCACGCTTATTCGCAAAGTACATCTAATTCGCTGATGAATATGCTGAATCGTCCAATAAAGAAATAA
- a CDS encoding DUF3256 family protein → MKRFLLILLIYFNLIPLHAQDMRQIWVEMPDTLVPYLNKSLRTELADYITMRMKSEVINSLHDTTRIEKLTNDYICVWLNDASKLEIKRLDDSNIAVVQTWNGPKAESKLMLFSKEWEAKPFELDCAPVFEKTDSMSQQRYNELLSMANVMLCELELSENDNSLTIKYDVPLLSPADKKDISIILKQRKLNWNGYLFK, encoded by the coding sequence ATGAAAAGATTCCTTTTAATTCTATTGATATATTTCAATTTAATTCCATTACACGCACAAGATATGCGTCAGATATGGGTTGAAATGCCTGATACTCTCGTGCCATATCTCAATAAAAGTTTAAGAACAGAGTTGGCAGACTACATTACGATGAGAATGAAGTCAGAAGTTATAAATAGTTTGCACGATACAACCCGTATAGAAAAATTAACCAATGACTATATTTGTGTATGGTTAAATGATGCATCTAAGTTAGAAATTAAAAGATTAGATGATTCAAACATAGCTGTAGTCCAAACATGGAATGGGCCAAAAGCGGAAAGTAAACTAATGTTATTTTCAAAAGAATGGGAAGCTAAACCATTTGAGTTAGATTGTGCTCCTGTGTTCGAAAAAACAGATTCTATGTCGCAACAACGCTATAATGAATTATTGAGTATGGCAAATGTTATGCTCTGCGAATTAGAGTTATCTGAAAATGATAATAGTTTAACTATAAAATATGATGTACCATTGCTTTCACCTGCAGATAAAAAGGACATTAGTATAATATTAAAACAAAGAAAATTAAATTGGAACGGATATTTGTTTAAATGA
- a CDS encoding DHHW family protein, translating to MKQDNIYISIIAIIFTALVCIFDFLPRSTFSILEKRDLKQFPKYSFESLRTGDFTKNINSWFSDSEPYRDFFMMVSMKQKNLLGITAPGEEQVKFHAATSSRNSKNMMEEENDEREVGEYKNTVAANENAKIANRGIVVVGSGDNVRALMAYGGGAHGGVAYAEAANKYKQVFGPKVNVYCMVIPTAIEFYCPDQAKSCTNSQRATINNIFSHLNKDVRAVNVYTPLSKHVNEPIYLRTDHHWAPLGAYYAAQEFARVAHVPFKILSNYERRVVHRFVGSMYGYAQDISIKNAPEDFVFYVPKNLKYTTEYEDYKLDKSYRIIGKPTLRKGQFFVHYRDGNAGAYCTFMGGDARIATITTSVKNKRHLLILKDSFGNALPGYLFFSFEKIQVVDTRYFPKNMKKFVHDNKITDILFANNIFNAYSPKIGKKYLKFLEQ from the coding sequence ATGAAACAGGATAATATCTATATATCCATTATCGCTATAATCTTTACAGCTTTAGTTTGTATTTTCGACTTTCTACCGCGTAGCACATTTTCTATATTGGAAAAACGCGATTTGAAACAATTTCCCAAATATTCATTCGAAAGTCTGCGAACAGGTGATTTTACAAAGAATATTAATTCTTGGTTTAGTGACAGCGAACCCTACAGGGATTTCTTCATGATGGTTAGCATGAAGCAAAAAAATCTTTTGGGCATTACTGCGCCAGGAGAAGAACAAGTGAAATTCCATGCAGCAACTTCTTCAAGAAATTCTAAAAATATGATGGAGGAAGAAAACGATGAAAGAGAAGTTGGAGAATATAAGAATACAGTTGCTGCAAACGAGAATGCAAAAATAGCAAACCGTGGTATTGTTGTCGTTGGAAGTGGCGATAATGTTAGGGCACTGATGGCTTACGGTGGAGGAGCGCATGGTGGAGTTGCCTATGCAGAAGCAGCAAATAAATATAAACAAGTATTCGGTCCGAAGGTAAATGTATATTGTATGGTAATTCCAACAGCAATAGAATTTTATTGTCCTGACCAGGCAAAAAGTTGTACGAATAGTCAGCGGGCAACTATAAACAACATTTTCAGCCATTTAAATAAGGACGTGCGTGCTGTAAACGTGTATACGCCACTTTCTAAACATGTAAATGAACCAATTTATTTACGTACCGATCATCATTGGGCACCACTTGGAGCATATTATGCAGCACAAGAATTTGCCCGTGTTGCCCATGTGCCATTCAAAATATTAAGTAATTATGAACGTCGTGTAGTTCATAGATTTGTAGGAAGTATGTATGGCTATGCACAAGATATTTCCATAAAGAATGCACCGGAAGATTTCGTTTTCTATGTCCCAAAGAATTTGAAATATACAACTGAATACGAAGATTATAAGTTAGACAAGAGTTATAGAATAATAGGTAAACCCACCCTTCGCAAAGGACAGTTCTTTGTTCATTATCGAGATGGTAATGCTGGAGCATATTGCACATTCATGGGAGGAGATGCTCGAATAGCTACAATTACAACTTCTGTAAAGAATAAGAGGCATTTACTAATATTGAAAGATAGTTTTGGTAACGCCCTGCCTGGATATCTCTTTTTCAGTTTCGAGAAAATACAAGTAGTTGATACTCGTTATTTCCCTAAGAATATGAAGAAGTTTGTACACGATAATAAGATTACAGATATTCTTTTTGCAAACAATATCTTTAATGCGTATTCTCCCAAAATAGGTAAGAAATATTTAAAATTCTTAGAACAATAA
- a CDS encoding polyprenyl synthetase family protein, with translation MYTSNELLEIINQYLSKLSYDRKPASLYEPIKYVLDLGGKRIRPILMLLSYNLYKDNPQEILSSACALETYHNYTLLHDDLMDEAPLRRGQQTVHMKWNANQAILSGDSMLVLAYERLAKCDTKHLEAVLSLFTETALQIGEGQQYDMEFEMRNDVAVEEYIEMIRLKTSVLLACATKMGAILADATQEDAENLYKFGEQIGLAFQLQDDYLDVYGDAKVFGKKIGGDIVSNKKTYMLITAFNQANTGQRAELENWINKKDFNTEEKIVAITRLYNEIGIDKLAKEKMNFYYEQGKKFLDAVKLPDERKEALAEYAAKMMKRQK, from the coding sequence ATGTACACATCTAATGAACTTTTGGAGATTATAAACCAATACCTAAGCAAGCTTTCTTACGACCGTAAGCCTGCAAGCCTATACGAACCCATCAAATATGTATTGGATTTAGGCGGCAAACGCATACGCCCTATCCTTATGTTGCTAAGTTATAACCTATATAAAGATAATCCGCAAGAGATTTTATCCTCTGCCTGTGCATTGGAAACTTACCATAATTATACGCTTTTGCACGACGATTTAATGGACGAAGCTCCTTTGAGGCGTGGACAACAGACTGTACACATGAAATGGAATGCCAATCAAGCCATACTTTCGGGCGACTCTATGTTAGTCTTGGCTTACGAGCGATTGGCAAAATGCGATACGAAACATCTTGAAGCCGTCCTGAGTTTATTTACGGAAACAGCATTGCAAATAGGCGAAGGACAGCAATATGACATGGAGTTCGAAATGCGTAACGATGTAGCCGTAGAAGAATATATAGAAATGATACGCCTCAAAACCAGTGTTCTGCTGGCTTGTGCCACAAAAATGGGTGCTATTTTAGCCGATGCGACCCAGGAAGATGCAGAGAATTTGTATAAATTCGGCGAACAAATAGGATTGGCCTTCCAACTCCAGGACGATTATCTCGACGTATATGGCGATGCCAAAGTTTTCGGAAAGAAAATAGGCGGCGATATCGTTTCGAATAAAAAGACTTATATGCTTATTACAGCTTTCAACCAGGCAAATACTGGACAACGGGCTGAACTTGAGAATTGGATAAACAAAAAAGACTTCAATACTGAAGAAAAAATTGTAGCCATAACACGATTATATAACGAAATAGGGATAGACAAACTCGCAAAAGAGAAGATGAACTTTTATTATGAACAAGGAAAAAAATTCCTCGATGCAGTAAAACTTCCCGATGAACGCAAAGAAGCATTGGCAGAATATGCTGCGAAAATGATGAAACGCCAAAAATAG
- the cmk gene encoding (d)CMP kinase — protein sequence MKKIIIAIDGFSSCGKSTMAKDLAHELGYIYVDTGAMYRCVALYALQHGMFLKDGEINLPELESEMPNINISFKLNKETGRPETYLNNENVENKIRTMEVSSHVSPVAAVSFVRAALVEQQKKMGKDKGIVMDGRDIGTVVFPNAELKIFVTASPEVRAQRRYDELKGKGMEADFNDILENVKQRDYIDSHRSVSPLRKAEDAIELDNSNISIEEQKQWLINQYKRVCKN from the coding sequence ATGAAGAAAATAATAATTGCCATAGATGGTTTCTCTTCGTGTGGAAAAAGCACAATGGCAAAAGATTTGGCACACGAATTGGGTTATATTTATGTAGATACGGGGGCGATGTATCGTTGTGTTGCACTTTATGCTTTGCAGCACGGAATGTTTCTTAAAGACGGCGAAATAAATCTTCCTGAATTGGAGAGCGAAATGCCGAATATAAATATAAGTTTTAAACTGAATAAAGAAACAGGTCGTCCCGAAACCTATCTTAATAATGAAAATGTAGAAAATAAAATACGTACGATGGAAGTATCATCGCATGTAAGTCCTGTTGCAGCTGTTTCGTTTGTCCGTGCAGCACTTGTAGAACAACAGAAAAAGATGGGCAAAGACAAGGGGATTGTTATGGACGGTCGTGATATTGGTACTGTGGTTTTTCCGAATGCAGAATTAAAAATTTTTGTAACAGCCTCTCCGGAAGTAAGAGCACAACGTCGTTACGATGAACTTAAGGGAAAAGGAATGGAAGCTGACTTTAATGACATATTGGAAAATGTGAAACAACGCGATTATATAGATTCTCACCGCAGTGTCTCGCCTTTGCGCAAAGCTGAAGATGCCATAGAACTGGATAACAGTAATATTAGCATTGAAGAACAAAAGCAATGGCTCATAAATCAATATAAGCGCGTGTGCAAAAATTAA